In Gadus morhua chromosome 9, gadMor3.0, whole genome shotgun sequence, the sequence GCCCCGCCACCCACTTATTTTAAATAAGCTTTATTACTaagcgtttttacactgccaaatttGCCTGTCTTATTTGAAACTTTTTCACGGCATGGTCCACGAGTTCAATATGAAACAACGATACCTTGACACAAAGCAAAAAGAGACAGAAATGCAACACTAACGTCTGTATTATGGAGGCTATCCATCCGTAATTGCACTCCTGAAAAGAGAGCAACAAGAAACATGCACAATGACACACGCACTCGcgcgttaacacacacacacacacacacacacacacacacacacacacacacacacacacacacacacacacacacacacacacacacacacacacacacatcggagAAACACCGTTTATATACATAGATACTGTACCCATAGATATTTGTTCAATGTAAGAAATGGACCGATCAGTTCGGGCATGCGCTTTGTTGTCATCCGCCCTTATACCACGTGATATCTCATAACCAGGAAATGAAGTGGTGGAAATCAAAACAAATCCACAAGCTAAGGCTAACCAAAGAGTAATCCTGTTTTGCTTGTATTGTCTGGAATCGTTAAAATATTTAAGATGGATGGTAAGAATTGCTATACAACTCCCTCACTGGATCTGTCCTGGAGCTATTTGAGATACCAACCATGGCTACGACGGATTAATAGCATTGCAACCGCTAACATTCATAGTGTGAATTATATTTGTCTCGCACAAATATCGCGAAACAATGTATGTTTCTAGCTGATTGATGAATCAACATTGCTAAAACATAATTTACCACGATCGCTGTTATAGTTTGGTTAATATGTGCTGTCTTAGATTGGTTAAGTAATCGAGCATTTATGGAAAGTAATGGGTCATGTTGGCCATGGTATGAAAAGGCCTAAACGGAAATGCAATGTAAACCTGAAAAACAGCTGAGGTGTCACCAATCGCTCTAAACTTAAGCCGTTTAACTTAACATATCTATTTTCGCCACTCTCCCCAGAAACGCTCTTCCAACTAAAGGTATATACCAACAAAATACAAGTCTTGATCTGTTGACTATAACAAAGATATATAAATGATGTTAatcatgtttttctttctttttggttTGCAGTTCACAGCTAAACAACTCGAGAAACTAGCCAAGAAGGCAGAAAAGGATTCGGAGAAGGAACAAGCCAAGGTCAAGAAGGTAAGAAGTTGAAAATAGTCTACCAGTCAAATGAATCCTCCTCTTGGATAGAGCTCTAAGAGCATGGCTTTTCTTTTGCTCACAATCAAAATGTCAAGATATTCgactttttttatatatataagaatATAAGTCTTCCATTCATTATTACGAGTAATCTCAAGTATTCATTCACATTCATAAAACCAAGAATttcgtgtatgtgtctgttctTAATTTTGACTCCACTCAATGCAATGGACTTTAATTGTCCTAATGGTTAACATTAAACATGACATATATTAAATGGTGGAAACTTGACATAAAATTGAAGAAtatcaatgaaaaataattgaAAAGTGACTTCCTCAGAAGACAGCAGAAATGTATTTAGTTCTCCCATCCCCAACTCATTTCCGTTAATCATCTCAGCTGTAGGTCAAATAGGTTTAAGGTAGTAGTGTTAAAGCTTTGCCCATGCTTTGCCGCTTTGGTTTAATATTGGCAATTGTCTCACTCATTAAATAATATACACTCAGATGATTTCAGTATTCATGCAAAAGTCTCAGCGTAGGTTCTGCAAAGGTTCAGCTCAATATGTGATATTGTACGTTTTGTGAAAAGCCATATTCTATGATCAAACATTAGGTTTGCATCAATATTTTATAAGCAGTTTTTTCAAGGCAGTGGGATGTAGTAGTACTCTTaccaaaataaatgttgaatTAATAATATCTGTAATGGTCCTGTTGCATGGAGTTCAGGTATTTTCTGAGATCCATAAGAGGGCACTATAAATTTGTTTATGGAGGGATAGGTGGCCAGTAGTGTAATCAATTGATTTGCATTTTTTCATTACAATTGTTTccatctgtttatgtgtgtgtctctgtgtgcatgtgtctgctgtCGCCAGGCTCTTCAACAGAAGAATGTGGAATGTGCCAGAGTCTATGCTGAGAACGCCATACGGAAGAAAAATGAGGGGCTTAATTGGCTGCGTATGGCTTCCCGCGTGGATGCTGTTTCCTCTAAAGTTCAAACAGCCATCACTATGAAGGGGGTGAGTTCTGTCTGTTTTCCTTTGTCTGCTAAGCATGCCTCATAAAGAACAGGCCACGTCACATTGATTCGGGCACTGGGACCAGGCAGTTTATATGTTAATATTATATTTTGAGATGGGCCAAGTTTTGAATGTGACTAAATGATAGCCACTATACAAGATAGAAGAACATGGCCCTATTGTATGTTTATCTAAGCACAGACTAGCCACATCAGACCCCCTGCACGCTGTAACAACATACTATGTGACAGGTTCATTCTGATGCTGTACCGGATCGCTGAGATGAAACAACTTCTTCAGAACAAATGTACAATGTTGTATTAGATGTTTTACATTAAGTGGCCTTATGAAAAACGCACAGGTACTTTATTTATATGCTGCGAAACACTTTTAAACGCACTTCTCGTGTCAATTAAGAGTCAGTGGCAGTGGTCAGATAACCAAACAGCTAAAAATCTTTGTAATAATTAACATTATGCAAGGGATGCAGAATTACAGTCCTCCTTGTAAGCCTGTGACCTATAGTTTTACAGACTTAATatctaaatacattttatttatatcaaGGAACCTCATCACTTGAAACTGGTACTTTCCAACTGGATCCCAGTCGAAAAGGGAGGGGTTAGAGGGCAGGGGGTATTCAGTTGTTTACATCACCGCTGAAGTGGACTTaattctacacactgcaccaCACCGCACCGTTATTGGACAGAGTATTGTATGCCTAATAACCCTTTCAAATGCTGGCCAAattagtcctccccctcagatcTTTGAGTCACAAATGAGAACGAATGTTCCAGTACTTCCATTTCATCATATGTAATATTTTAGCTGATTCAATTGAGCCTGAATATCTGACGTTAAGTCTTCATATAGGCGATAGGGTAGGGGGTAGGGAACACGATCCTTAACAACTAAAGAGAGTCGTAAGTGAATGCTTGCTATGAAGGCAATATAAGGGCACCTTGTTGATAAGGTGGACTAATCTCCTGCTTTGTGTTATCTATCAGGTGACTAAGAACATGGCCCAGGTTACAAAAGCTCTGGACAAAGCTCTGGGCTCCATGGACCTGCAGAAGGTTTCAGCTGTCATGGATAAGTTTGAAACCCAAGTCCAGAACTTGGATGTTCACACCtcggtcagtgtgtgtctgtgtgtgtgtgtgtgtgtgtgtgtgtgtgtgtgtgtgtgtgtgtgtgtgtgtgtgtgtgtgtgtgtgtgtgtgtgtgtttgtgtgttcctgcaTACTTGTTTTCAATAAACCCCTTACTCCATTTTAGAACTTAATTGTAAGTTaaactttaattttttttgtgcaTATAATCATGTTGCACCACTGTTGAGGCCCAAATAGCATAGGTCGTTTGATAAAGATACACCACTTAAATCCAACCAAAGACTCACAACCACATTCCCATTTCAAACACGATGGGTGTCTGTGGATGTCCTGCGTGGAAGACATCTCCCAGCTAAATCTGGAGTTTGCACACCGGAGGCTCTCTAAACGGGAGCTCATCTCATGTACCCCACCAGGTGATGGACGACGCCATGAGCTCGGCCACCACGCTGACCACGCCGCAGGAACAGGTGGACAGCCTGATCCACCAGATAGCGGAGGAGAGCGGCCTGGAGGTCATGGACCAGCTGAACCAGCTGCCGGCCGGGGCAGCCTCCCTGGGTGGGGAGACCTCCAGCAAACAGGACAAGGAGGACCAGCTCTCCCGACGGTATGTTGTGTCGAGCATTGTGTCGAATGGGGTGTTGTAGTAAAGGCAAAGTGTTGGTTAAAGTGAAATAATGCCATAATAATGATTGTGGTTGGTGTCGTCTTCCCATGGAGAACGTTGTTCTAGAAGAATGAGTCGGCACTTAAACGTGTCACTTTCAGATGTGTCCCATGTATTGAATTAGGAAACATGAATACAGGACATTTAATCTGAGCATTTCTTT encodes:
- the chmp1a gene encoding charged multivesicular body protein 1a, translated to MDETLFQLKFTAKQLEKLAKKAEKDSEKEQAKVKKALQQKNVECARVYAENAIRKKNEGLNWLRMASRVDAVSSKVQTAITMKGVTKNMAQVTKALDKALGSMDLQKVSAVMDKFETQVQNLDVHTSVMDDAMSSATTLTTPQEQVDSLIHQIAEESGLEVMDQLNQLPAGAASLGGETSSKQDKEDQLSRRLAALRN